Below is a window of Musa acuminata AAA Group cultivar baxijiao chromosome BXJ3-11, Cavendish_Baxijiao_AAA, whole genome shotgun sequence DNA.
GCTCCCCATCCCTCTCATCCTACTCTTCCCCAATCCCCTTCGTTGCTTCCACTCCACCAACCTGTTCCTGCGGTGCACCACACGCTGCCCTTCCCCTTTAAAGCCCTCGCAGCGCCACCGCCACGCAGGAAAGGAGAGCATATCAACggtagcagcggcagcggcgacgacAGTGACATGGCTGGTCTAAGCGTTCTCTTGGAAACACACAACAGTTTGCCAAAATACACTCACATCATAAGCAAAACCTCCCTCGTTAAGAACtcgtctctctcttctcctccttcctccttcgCCACCAGCCCTTTCCTGGAACGCTGCTACCTTTGCCGGAAGAAGCTGCAACAGGGCAATGATATCTACATGTACAGGTGAGTCACAGAACCTTTGGCTTCCGCTCATTCTCATCTCTGCCCCGTTTGCTCGCTCTCCAAGTTTCGGTCGGGTGGGTTTTCGCCCTGCAGGGGGGACCGAGCGTTCTGCAGCGTGGAGTGCCGCTGCCGCCAGATATTTATGGACGAGGAGAGCGGGCGGAGGGACCAATGCTCCCTCGCCGCCGCGGCTGCCTCGGCGGCTGACGCCGGAGCCCAGTCGGACCGCGGCCGGCCGGGGAGGGCGACCCGAAAAGGGCGGGCCGTGGCCGGTGGTTTCGCCTAGTGTCGTTACTGCTTTGGCCAAGCACCTGGTTTTGGTGTATTGACCAAAATACCCTCGCCTTGCTATTTTCCCCCTCTTCATTCCATTCTGAAGGGAATGGGTTTGCGGGAGCCTCATGTACTCTGTTCCTTCTCGGATTACATTGTTTTGTTCTTACTTCGATAAataaacatattatatatatatatatatgtatgtatatatattaggctataaaaaatataaatgcaCATTCACAGACACACTCCATTAATGCACTCTTTCTCTGTTTGCATACTCCATTTTGTTTTAGTTCGGAACCACTTTTCTGCAACGTTGGAGAAgaacttttctttctttctttggtttTACCTTTTTCTAAAGAAGATGCCTCAAGAACATGTCAAAAGGAAGTCTCAGAATCGAGTCTCCCCATACCAAATCAGAGAAGTGCTGCAGAGATCAATGTGTTAGAGAACAGAGTGGTTTCCAGGAACAAAGCAGAAGCTTAACATTTGTGTTCTCTTCCTCAGTTTACGATCGCTAGATAGATGTCTGATGGAGACATGATTGGGTCCCGACTTTATACAAAGCACCAAAAGCTGACTCAGATGATCATGTGAAAACTATATGTGTTTGGCACGCAAGTTACTGATGATTGAATGTTTGATTGTACTGCTCGCTTCGATGAGACCATACTAATCCGATGGTGGGTGAAGAAGAAGCCCACCACCACCATATGCTTGATTTGATCTTGCGGCACTCACCATTACCCACTGCCAAGGAGGTGATGACGTGTGTAATAGAAATCGATATCGGATCTGTTATCGTCCTCGAATTttatcagtatatatatatatatatatatatatatatatatatatatatatatatatatatatatatatatatatatatatactttaaatttttatttttaatattagtaaaatattttttggtcTCCCTCTTTTAATTACTATTCATTCATACACACCTTACTAATTAtcttatattttatgaaatatatcgatttattctttttttataaaaaaaatatatatttaatagtaatttcatccattcattttaataatataatttcgAAGATAAGCcagaatttaatattataattcattattTACCCTttacaaatttaaaaaaaataatggtgCGAATATCCGATGATCCAAAAAATATTATTggcttaataatttttttatatctcaTATTTACATAATTTCACTATTACTAATTttcttatatttccaaacattttACTTGTTGAAAAATCCCACAAAATTGTTCTGCGATCATCACAACCGTCGATGGGTGCTGATGGCGGGACCCAGACATCCGCCAACCGCTGACGGCCACCTGTACCCGTTACACGAGGAGGCCACTCGAGTAGCGGTCGATTTCTCACCCTAAATAAAGCATGCATGAATGGGAGGGAAAGACCGCCCCGCACCCTAAACCCTGCTTTCGCTGGGAGAGGGTTTCGGAGCCGTCACGGCGGAAAGGTTCTACTTCCCTTGCTCGACGCCGCTCCTTCTTCTGTAAGACTTGCCTCTTCTCGGGGTTCTTGGTGGGGGAAGAAGACTTCTTGGTGGTCGACAGCCATGGCGAGGCTTCTCCGGTCCGCTTCTTTTAAGCGAGCCTTCTTTAGCTCAGAGGTTCTGTTCTTCACTCAAAAATCTTCTGTTTCCATTCTTCTGCAATGCGTCCACTAAGATCGATTTCTTTACACCAAGAAACCCTTGTCGAACGTGATTTGTGGTAGCCATTTTCATTAATATACGCACGAAAGAGGAAGGAGGGAAAAATGCCCCAAACTCTAAACCCTTCTTTGTCGGAGAGGGTTCTCGATTCCCTAATGGCCGCCATGGCAAGACACGtgtgaggtttcccttggtatcgAAGCCGAATGAGAGTTCTTGGTGGTCGACGGTCTCGGGTGTGCTTTCTTTAAGTGAGCCGTCTTTGCTTCAGAGGTTCTATTCTCTACCTAAATCATTTGTTTTCATCGTTATGCTGTGCTATCAGGTTACTAAGACCGATTTCTTTACACCAAGAAAGCCTCTCTTGAACGTAAAATCGTGTCGTGCACCCCAAATCCTAAACCCTTTTCTGTAAGAGAAGGTTTTGGAATACCTAATGATCACCACGGCAACAAACATGTGACGTTTCCATACCTTCGTCGCCTATTCTCCTTTGTCTAAGGCATCCCCCTTATCAGTGTCTTCAGCCATGGCGGCGTTTTTCTAGTGCGCTTCTCTTTGCCTCGTAGGTTGTATTATCGACTTAAATCATTTGTTTCAATCGTTCTGTGGTTCCATCAGGTTACAAAGATGGAATTCTTGAAACTAAGAAGCCTTTGTTGGACGAAAAATCAAGTCCTTCTTAGTGTTTTGTGGTCTATTTCAAGCACTTAAATCATTTTTCTACTGATGATCAAAGGTATAATACAGTAAAGTTAATGATAGTAAGGAAAGGGTTTTCTGGTTTCCATTTAGCATTTCTTTCTTCATGATTCTGCAAACCGTAATAACCAGGTTTtagtttcaatatgatcaatcaaaagAAGATTTCAGTCGTCACAGTTTGGACTATTTTGTTGCTTTCTGTCACATTGCTAATTGTTTTGTTGCAAATGTTTCTGCTTGCAGAAATATGGGCCAGAAATCAGGGGAGCTAATATCCAATTCTACAACTTTTCTAGTAAAGGTAACAGGAGTACATGATTCATGTATACATGGTTATGGTGTTCTTACACTTCCagcatctttcttttctttctttttatttctgtCGATTCGTTATATAGTCAAATGGAAGACCTGGTATATATGCAGAGAAGCTAACAACACTTCAACTGTAAAGCAATATGGAAAATGTTTATTAACAGATTATGCTAGGTTATACAGTAACTATTTCTTGGTCAGTTTATTTTCTCTGATCTATATTCTGATAATCCTGAAATAAAAGATGTGTTTAGGTGGATTATTAGGTATATGTTATGATTGACACCTGTTCTAAATCTCAAAATTtccctaagttctgttctttttgatGGTTCGAGTTATGCACACATGCTTGGGATTTTCTTCAGCCATGTCCATGTACTAGGCTATATTGATCAGTGCCATTTTGGTTGATCTGAACCTGAACTGCAAAGTGTGTTATTGTAGGAAAAAGTAAATCGAAGCCAGTTGGAACTGAAACTGGTGAAAATAACCTGTCGAAGAAAGATCTGGCTTTACAGCAAGCCTTGGACCAGATTTTAACTTCGTATGGAAAAGGCTCGATCATGTGGCTTGGCCGTTCTGCTGCTCCTAAAGAAGTTCCTGTTGTGTCTACAGGATCTTTTACATTGGATATGGCATTGGGAATTGGAGGTCTTCCGAAGGTACCCACTTATATTTGTCAAGTCTGCTAAATATTTGTACCGTTGGATGAGTTCTTTAACAAATTGACTAGTTCTTAGACTTCGTTAGTAGTCGCAGTTAAAGTAATAGTTCTGAAACATTATATTTTATATAGTAATATATATTCTCTTGATGGTAGTTTTAGTTCTGTGCTTATTCTTAGATTAAGTAGCTTATTAATTCTCTCACATTTTTTGTTTTCCTTCATATGTAGTTCAATATGAGTCTCTGAATTGAGCTtaatttttcataattatttggATGATGATAACATAGAAGAACATGTTGTCCCAGCTACTGAGGCATTTGGCTGTTTGTAGATATCTTGGACACTCCCACCATGTAAGTGAGGACAATTTGTCAATCCAAATAGTGAAACATTATGCTCATTTATAGTCTTGAATACTTGCATTAACAGCTTGACAAATCATTAGCACAATCTTAACAAACTCAGAACACCATGAACCCTGTTAAAATCACCAGCTAAATTCTGTTTCATCTCAACTTCGTCTTGCACAAATGAGTTATCCGAACAACATCTGTGAGAAGCTCACACCTAAGTGAAGGCTTCTACAAGGTTGTTGAAGTGGTTTGAACAGCTTGTTTTCCTTCCAAGTCATCGAAGCCAGGTGTGGTgtttattatattcttccctcTCATCTTCAATGCTGGGGAATCAAATGCTTTTGACCCTTGATGAAGCTTTATTCTTGGTATCATGATGCTGGAGTTCATCAGAGTGACAACCACTATGTGTGAAATTTAGAACATGGAGGATTAGCAATGATTTACTTTGATGTCGCTCCTGGGCAAGTCAATTCTCTGTTCTCCCATAGAATTACTTTGTTTTTACTATAGTTATCCCGTCATGCGTTGGCTGATTCATCATAATTTATGGCATGCAACCTTGTCTATATAATTGCAATTATCCTCTAGTGTAACCTTATCTAAGTATTCTTCCCTCTCATCTATGTAGAGGAATCAAATGCTTTTGATCCTTGATGGAGCTTGGAGCTCCCATCATTTTGAATCTATTTTAGGCAGAGATATAAAAGGCCCATGTTGGTTCTTATAATTCAAAAAACAAAATGATCAATCTGATCTCAGGAATTTGCCAGGCAATAGATATGCACTTTCTTCTTTACTGCCTGAAATTGGTTTTCCTATTTAATGGGATCTATACCATATGCAATGTCGAAAAAGCAGACACTTGATTATGTGGTTATGCAGACATTTTGGATGAAAGATAATATTTCTGTCGGTTTATTGAAATAAGCTTCCATTATATGGTCAAAAGTGACCCCTGAACATGTGATGGGGGACGAGTGTTATTTTTTCAGAGGTATAATTCTCATTGTGCTGTTGACGTGTGCTCAATTTTGTCACACTTTTCTTCATAAAAAAAGCCCATTAATTTGCTTTCATCAAGTGGCCAACAACATTAGCAACAATGTCCCACCGGTCACTTATTGAGTATTGACTATAAAAAAATGTTGGATATGTTAATAACTCTTTTTATGTAATTATCCACTGGGTTCTGAAATGCTCGCCTTTTGTGTCTGGCAGGGCCGTGTTGTGGAGATATATGGTCCAGAAGCTTCTGGAAAAACTACACTTGCTCTTCATGTTATTGCAGAAGCACAGAAGAACGGAGGTAATGTTGTTTGGACTTCTTGCAATCTGACATGCTTCCTTTGAGTAATGTTCTGCATATTTCTGAAACAGTTGGTAGTCTTTAATAAACAATTTAGAGAGAAATATGCAGTAGTTGGCATGATCGTCAATCAAAAAAGTTAGTGCATATTGCTGAAACAGTTGAATTGTATGTTGATAATCATGCCTCTGAAAGAATTAATTTTATCACCGCACAACTTATTGTGGTGCATGGGGCAGGGGAATACATAAAAAGCACTCTCTTATAAAGAGTAACTTAAACATCCTTAGGTGATCGTGGTATTTCGAATATCTCAAACACTTCATATTTAATCTATCCTGCATGCACTAACTTTCTAGATTTGTTTTATTTTACAGGTTATTGTGCTTTCATAGATGCAGAGCATTCTCTGGATCCAGCGTTGGCAAAGGTTATTGGTGTTAACACtgataattttcttgtttcacaGCCAGATTGTGGTGAGCAGGCACTTAGTCTCGTCGATACTCTAGTTAGGAGTGGCTCAGTTGATGTTGTGGTTGTAGACAGTGTAAGTCGTAAAGGACTCTGAGTTGTTACTTAAAGATATctgcttctttcctttttctatttCTTGAACCTAGAGATGGATTTTGCATCATGGTCTAATTGTTATAGTTTGTCAGACATGAAGTCTTGCATTCAACTGATGATCTATGCATGGGATTCTGTAACATACATATCTTGTATAAACTGTAAAGTGAAATATCTTCCTGCTAATTACATTCTCATCGATCTTGAGTCTGCATATTCAAGTTATTGTGGACACTGCAATGGTGGACAAATCTAGAAGTATTTTGATAGCCGAAAATTTTGaagtttaaaaatttaaaaataggtGTTAAAATATGTTGATAACCTTTTGCCCTTGATTTTCTTCTGGAGTTCAGGTGGCCGCCCTCGTACCTAAAACTGAACTTGATGGTGAAATGGGAGATTCCCATGTGGCACTCCAAGCAAGGTTGATGAGCCAAGCTCTTCGCAAGTTGACCCATTCACTTTCCCAGTCGCAGACACTCTTGTTATTTATTAATCAGGTAAGTTTTAAACACATGCAAGCAAGTTTTCAGCTATATTTGCTCAGAGTTTCTCTTGTATGTAATTGATATAAAAGCTTCATAAATTTAAGAATTGAACTTGAGCCTCAACGCTACCAATTCTCTGGAGTCTTTTTATCTTTGTTTGGGCCTCCTTAGAAATAGTTTTTTGTATGTGTCATTTACAAAAAATTGTTTTTCCTACTTCATCATGGCTGCATTATCTGAAGGATAATTCTAATACAGGCTAAGCAGTTGATTCCAGTTTTCATACATGGTAATGATAGATAGTCACAAGTTATATTTTTTGGTTTGTATTTATCCACAGCTTTCTGTGCTGTCAAATTGATGATGgtattttgagttatggattTTTGATACTACACTGGATTTTGGCTCCTGCTTCATGAATTTGTTGACAGCCATTAGCAATCAGTTGATGGATGTTATGGCATATGGCATTGCACCTCGGGGAACTTATTTACATGCATAATGTGTGCTGGGCCTGCCATAATGCATATGTACCTAAGTGACATGaacaaaaagaaaatttgttTGATTATACCCACCTTGACTTTGTATTTTTGGGTTTAGTTgagaaaattgcaagctcaatgaAGCATTGAAAATCATTAATTGAATGACTGATTCATACGGCAACACTGCAATGAAATGAAGCTATGCGCTGGTCTTATTGCCACGATTTGTCTTTGTAAACATGTAACATGGTATATGCAGGACACTCATAAAATACCTACATTGGTTCCGGTGAATTTCTGATATTTTTCCATTGCCACACACAGCAAAAGTTTGGAACCTGAGATGCATTTACTAAATTCTTGGTCTGTCCTCCCATTTTTGTAGGTTAGAGCAACTatgaagacatttggatttggtgGGTCAACAGAAGTGACCTCTGGCGGCAATGCCTTAAAGTTCTATTCATCTGTTCGCCTTAATGTCAGAAAATTTGGCTTGGTTAAAAAAGGCGACGAGGTATTATAATTACACAAAATTCAATTGCCATACTGATTGTAGTTTCACTAAACATTTTGTCCAGAACTGGATTTGCCATAAAATTCTAATTAATCACGGTGAGTTCTAGAAATGCACACTTGAGAGTTACTGTATGGTTTTAACTTGTGGAGTGGGAAGTCTTTGCCATCGTTATATTTGAACCCTTTCATTTGTGAAAAGCTAGGCTTTAGTTCAAAAGTAATTGTTTTCTCATCGGACATATCATGATTGACATTGTGGCAGACTTTGGGGAGCAATGTCCTGGTGAATATTGTGAAGAATAAACATGCCCCTCCATTTAAGACAGCACATTTTGAGCTCGAGTTTGGCAAGGGGATCTCCCGTGAGTCAGAGATGGTAGAACTAGGTTGCAAGCATAACTTTATCACAAAACGTGGTGCTGTCTATGGTTTTGACGGAAAGAGCTTCCGTGGAAAAGATGCCCTTAAACGCTATCTCATGGAGAATCAGGGGGTCCAAGAAGAACTAACGATGAAGCTGAGGGAGAAATTATGGAACAACAATGCTGATAACACGGAGGGTGGCACCCTAGATGGAGCATCTGATGCAGCAGATGACACTGTTGCCATTGTATGATGTGTCGTCATTTTGTACAAGGGTTTGGGCTTTTCTTGCAGACCATGCTCAGCCGGAAATGAAATCCAAAGGCGGTGATCGATTGGTATCTGTAATTGATCTTGTCCAGTGTAGTGGACTAAGCTTTTGATTCTGGAAGTTTGGAGGACATGGCGGCATCAGAGAGAAAGGTCCAGATTTGTAATGGCCATATGGAACTACTCTTTGCTTCGTACTTTACTATTTTTCAGATTTATGATTATATGCAAAGATTGCGTAGCAAAGTGATTTTGTAGGAGTCATCTGAGATAATGCATGTGATTTTGTAGGAGTTATCTTGTTAAAAGCTTTTTTGGCAGCAATCGTATGTATCCCTGAATTCATTAGTTATAAATGACACCAGCTTTgtgttattttaaaattattttatttcctttaatctccatttgtttttattttgataACTAAGATTAATTTTTATTTGTTGTATTGTTGCGTTGAAATATTGTGAtttgaagtattgttccatggcttctgtatgtacgtatgtatgtatttatttttCCTCTCGAAGCGAAAAGTTCTCCTTCGGATCTCCCAAAGATTTTGTTTGATGCGTCGGCCGGAAACACGTAAACCAATCGGTTGAGGACTAATTCGGCGCCGACTCGGTCAACATGGGGAAAACAGATGCACGCACCTCGACGATCAATTCCAAAGAAAAACCGCCGCCTAACTCCACGGCTCGCTTTGACCTCGTCGGCAAAGCAAAGCGAAGCGTTAGAAACGTGGGGGCAACCGTTTCAACCCACCCGGGTCATGTTCTCTCACCCCAGCAGGATCCATCGCCTCGTTCTCCACAAGGACGATTGATTGACCCACACCGCACAACATATGAAGCATCTCTTTCTTCCTTCCAGAAAGAAGCGACAAAAATACTTTCGGGACCCACAACTAGCGAGGTGGAGGAACGATGTCTCCTGGCCCGGCCAAGACATGGGAACTCTACCGTAAAGACTACATCGAGATGCCAGCCGACGACGCACGCGGCTGATGGCGAAGCGCAAGAGACACCACAATTGATATGCCAGTgcgccttcttccttc
It encodes the following:
- the LOC135652428 gene encoding uncharacterized protein LOC135652428, which encodes MNGRERPPRTLNPAFAGRGFRSRHGGKVLLPLLDAAPSSVRLASSRGSWWGKKTSWWSTAMARLLRSASFKRAFFSSEKYGPEIRGANIQFYNFSSKGKSKSKPVGTETGENNLSKKDLALQQALDQILTSYGKGSIMWLGRSAAPKEVPVVSTGSFTLDMALGIGGLPKGRVVEIYGPEASGKTTLALHVIAEAQKNGGYCAFIDAEHSLDPALAKVIGVNTDNFLVSQPDCGEQALSLVDTLVRSGSVDVVVVDSVAALVPKTELDGEMGDSHVALQARLMSQALRKLTHSLSQSQTLLLFINQVRATMKTFGFGGSTEVTSGGNALKFYSSVRLNVRKFGLVKKGDETLGSNVLVNIVKNKHAPPFKTAHFELEFGKGISRESEMVELGCKHNFITKRGAVYGFDGKSFRGKDALKRYLMENQGVQEELTMKLREKLWNNNADNTEGGTLDGASDAADDTVAIV